In Burkholderia sp. WP9, a genomic segment contains:
- the msrP gene encoding protein-methionine-sulfoxide reductase catalytic subunit MsrP: MWIKRSDRIQLNGDDIARSEITPQRVFQNRRRVLQAAGAAALGSLIGVNGEALAAYTSPDPKAQKLAAKTNTRFVALDKITPYKDITTYNNYYEFGTDKADPAHNAGTLRPHPWKVSVEGEIKNPKVYDIDELLKLAPLEERVYRLRCVEGWSMVIPWIGVPLSELIKRVQPTGNAKYVQFITLADPSQMPGLSTPVLDWPYSEGLRMDEAMNPLTLLTMGLYGQVLPNQNGAPVRVVVPWKYGFKSAKSLVKIRFLDKQPPTSWNTYASNEYGFYSNVNPNVDHPRWSQATERRIGEDGFFTPKRKTLMFNGYGDQVASLYQGMDLKKNF; this comes from the coding sequence CGACATTGCGCGCAGCGAAATCACGCCGCAGCGTGTCTTTCAGAACCGTCGGCGCGTGTTGCAGGCGGCCGGCGCGGCGGCGCTCGGCAGTTTGATCGGCGTGAACGGCGAGGCGTTGGCGGCTTACACGTCGCCGGATCCGAAGGCGCAAAAGCTGGCGGCGAAAACCAACACCCGATTCGTCGCGCTCGACAAGATCACGCCGTACAAAGACATCACTACGTATAACAACTACTACGAATTCGGCACCGACAAGGCCGATCCCGCGCACAACGCCGGGACGCTGCGGCCGCATCCGTGGAAGGTGAGCGTCGAGGGCGAGATCAAGAATCCGAAGGTCTACGACATAGACGAATTGCTCAAGCTCGCGCCGCTCGAAGAGCGCGTGTACAGGTTGCGCTGCGTGGAAGGCTGGTCGATGGTGATTCCGTGGATCGGCGTGCCGCTCTCGGAGTTGATCAAGCGTGTGCAGCCGACTGGCAACGCCAAATACGTGCAGTTCATCACGTTGGCCGATCCGTCGCAAATGCCCGGGCTGTCGACGCCCGTGCTCGATTGGCCGTACTCCGAAGGTCTGCGCATGGACGAAGCAATGAATCCGCTGACGTTGCTCACCATGGGCCTCTACGGTCAGGTCCTGCCCAATCAGAACGGCGCGCCGGTGCGCGTCGTGGTGCCGTGGAAATATGGCTTCAAGAGCGCGAAATCACTGGTGAAAATCCGTTTCCTCGACAAGCAGCCGCCGACCAGTTGGAACACGTATGCGTCGAACGAATACGGCTTTTATTCGAACGTGAATCCGAATGTCGATCACCCGCGCTGGAGTCAGGCGACCGAGCGGCGTATCGGCGAGGACGGTTTCTTCACACCCAAGCGTAAGACGTTGATGTTCAACGGTTACGGCGATCAGGTCGCATCGCTTTATCAGGGCATGGACCTGAAGAAAAATTTCTGA
- the msrQ gene encoding protein-methionine-sulfoxide reductase heme-binding subunit MsrQ, which yields MASDTQPVTQTERTVPRAQASASASNAKRAATGARWIVPAKVVVFIAAWYPLARIVVFGLTDRLGANPIEFITRSTGLWTLVFLCITLAVTPLRRLTGVAAFVRFRRMLGLYAFFYATLHFTTYLWFDKWFDVAEIIKDIGKRPFITVGFAAFVLLIVLAVTSPRAMVRKLGRRWQMLHRFIYAIGALAILHFWWMKAGKHDLILPKIYGAIMVALLGWRLLVWLRDRMSKAR from the coding sequence ATGGCTTCCGATACGCAACCTGTTACCCAGACCGAACGCACAGTGCCACGTGCGCAGGCGTCCGCGTCCGCGTCGAACGCGAAGCGGGCGGCAACCGGGGCGCGCTGGATCGTGCCGGCCAAAGTCGTCGTATTCATCGCGGCGTGGTATCCGCTTGCGCGTATCGTGGTGTTCGGCTTGACTGACCGGCTCGGTGCGAATCCGATCGAGTTCATCACGCGTTCGACGGGTCTGTGGACGCTCGTCTTTCTCTGCATCACGCTGGCCGTGACGCCGTTGCGGCGGCTCACCGGCGTCGCCGCATTCGTGCGCTTTCGCCGGATGCTTGGGCTCTACGCGTTCTTTTACGCGACGCTGCATTTCACCACTTACCTGTGGTTCGACAAGTGGTTCGATGTCGCCGAGATTATCAAGGACATCGGCAAGCGGCCGTTCATCACGGTGGGGTTCGCGGCATTCGTGTTGCTGATCGTGTTGGCCGTGACGTCGCCGCGCGCGATGGTGCGCAAACTCGGGCGCCGTTGGCAGATGCTGCATCGGTTCATCTATGCGATCGGTGCGCTCGCGATCCTGCACTTCTGGTGGATGAAGGCGGGCAAACACGATCTGATCTTGCCGAAGATTTACGGTGCGATCATGGTGGCGTTGCTCGGCTGGCGTTTGCTTGTCTGGTTGCGTGACAGGATGTCAAAGGCGCGTTGA
- the lysA gene encoding diaminopimelate decarboxylase yields the protein MTRSAFDYVDGVLHAEGVSAVSLAEQFSTPLYVYSRAALTAAWNAYAGACAGRRASVHVAVKANSNLAVLNVFARLGAGFDIVSGGELARVLAAGGKAENTVFSGVGKNADEMRDALAAGVKCFNVESIPELDRLNAVAAEMGKKAPVSLRVNPDVDAKTHPYISTGLKSNKFGVAFEDARATYQAAAAMANLEVVGIDCHIGSQITEVAPYLDAVDKVLELVEQIEQDGVKIRHIDVGGGLGITYDDETPPEIGEFVRTVLDRIEARGHGHREVYFEPGRSLVGNAGVLLTRVEFLKPGAEKNFAIVDAAMTDLARPAMYEAYHAIDPVVKRDVPAHVYDVVGPVCESGDWLGRERLLAVEPGDLLAIRSAGAYGFVMSSNYNTRPRAAEVMVDGTQVHVVRAREEVQQLFAGETILPA from the coding sequence ATGACTCGATCCGCATTTGACTACGTCGACGGCGTGCTGCACGCCGAAGGCGTGTCCGCCGTCTCTCTCGCCGAGCAGTTCAGCACGCCGCTCTACGTGTATTCGCGCGCCGCACTCACCGCTGCGTGGAACGCCTACGCAGGTGCTTGCGCCGGCCGCCGCGCGAGCGTGCACGTCGCCGTCAAGGCCAATAGCAACCTCGCGGTGCTGAACGTGTTCGCGCGCCTCGGCGCCGGCTTCGACATCGTTTCGGGCGGCGAACTGGCACGCGTGCTCGCCGCCGGCGGCAAAGCGGAAAACACGGTGTTTTCCGGCGTCGGCAAGAACGCGGACGAAATGCGCGACGCACTCGCAGCCGGCGTGAAATGCTTCAACGTCGAATCGATCCCTGAGCTGGACCGCCTGAATGCGGTCGCCGCCGAAATGGGCAAGAAGGCGCCCGTCTCGCTGCGGGTGAATCCGGACGTCGACGCTAAGACGCATCCCTATATTTCCACCGGACTGAAGTCGAACAAGTTCGGCGTCGCCTTCGAAGACGCGCGCGCCACGTACCAGGCAGCCGCGGCGATGGCGAATCTCGAGGTGGTCGGTATCGACTGCCATATCGGCTCGCAGATCACGGAGGTCGCGCCGTATCTGGACGCGGTCGACAAGGTTCTGGAACTGGTCGAGCAGATCGAGCAGGACGGCGTGAAGATTCGCCATATCGACGTGGGCGGCGGTCTCGGCATCACGTACGACGACGAAACGCCGCCGGAAATCGGCGAATTCGTGCGCACCGTGCTGGATCGCATCGAAGCGCGCGGCCACGGCCATCGCGAAGTGTATTTCGAACCAGGTCGGTCGCTGGTCGGCAACGCCGGCGTGCTGCTTACGCGCGTCGAGTTTCTAAAGCCGGGCGCGGAAAAGAATTTCGCGATCGTCGACGCGGCCATGACCGATCTGGCGCGTCCTGCCATGTACGAGGCGTATCACGCAATCGACCCGGTCGTGAAGCGCGATGTGCCGGCTCACGTGTATGACGTGGTCGGTCCGGTTTGCGAGAGCGGCGACTGGCTCGGCCGCGAACGCCTGCTGGCGGTCGAACCGGGCGATCTGCTGGCGATCCGCTCGGCCGGCGCATACGGCTTTGTGATGAGCTCGAACTACAACACCCGTCCGCGCGCGGCCGAGGTGATGGTTGATGGTACACAGGTGCATGTGGTTCGCGCGCGCGAAGAGGTGCAACAGCTGTTTGCGGGCGAAACGATTTTGCCGGCGTAA
- a CDS encoding lipoprotein: MRVVSRMRAAAPGRAIVAVLAILAGCALAGCGQRGSLYLPTVPPLPAKPIDRTQTPPEVAHSAPATSTDMSTVPDTSGTPLSLAPENELAAPPTSAASAPSAPLPASAVTPAQ; encoded by the coding sequence ATGCGAGTCGTATCTCGGATGCGCGCGGCGGCGCCCGGCCGCGCGATTGTAGCGGTTTTAGCCATTCTCGCAGGTTGTGCACTCGCTGGCTGCGGACAACGCGGTTCGCTCTATTTGCCCACCGTGCCGCCGCTACCGGCCAAGCCGATCGATCGCACGCAAACGCCGCCGGAGGTCGCACATTCAGCCCCGGCAACATCCACCGACATGAGCACCGTTCCGGATACCTCCGGCACACCGCTTTCGTTGGCGCCGGAAAACGAACTCGCCGCGCCGCCCACCTCCGCCGCATCCGCTCCGTCGGCGCCGCTGCCTGCTTCTGCCGTCACCCCCGCTCAATAA
- the cyaY gene encoding iron donor protein CyaY — MSDSEYLTRAEAALAAIERALDDTDADIELERSGNVLTLEFENRSKIIVNLQPPMSEIWIAAKAGGFHFRFIDGEWRDTRSGTEFFAALSEYATQQAGEPVHFEA; from the coding sequence ATGTCCGATAGTGAATACCTGACCCGCGCGGAAGCCGCGCTAGCCGCCATCGAACGTGCGCTCGACGACACCGATGCCGACATCGAACTCGAGCGCAGCGGCAACGTCCTGACCCTCGAATTCGAGAACCGCTCGAAGATTATCGTGAACCTTCAGCCGCCCATGAGCGAGATCTGGATCGCCGCGAAGGCGGGCGGTTTCCACTTCCGATTCATCGACGGCGAGTGGCGCGACACGCGTAGCGGCACGGAGTTTTTCGCCGCACTGTCGGAGTACGCGACGCAGCAAGCCGGCGAACCGGTTCACTTCGAAGCGTAG
- a CDS encoding penicillin-binding protein 1A has product MQSTSPTSPPPAPQKRKRPLWLKLIIGFVGLIVAGILCVLLVLGYALVVATPNLPSLDALTDYRPKVPLRIYTADHVLIGEFGEERRDIVHIQDVPDSLKKAILAIEDARFYDHGGVDLTGIARAGIVALTNGHATQGASTITMQVARNFFLSSEKTYTRKIYEMLLAYKIESKLSKDQILEVYMNQIYLGQRAYGFASAARVYFGKDLKDLTLAESAMLAGLPKAPSAYNPVVNPKRAKVRQEYILQRMYELHYITQEQYDEASRQPLVVKGAGKEFSVHAEYVAEMVRQMMYAQYREEAYTRGLNVVTTIDSADQDVAYRALRKGLMDYERRHGYRGPEAFIELPSDADDREQAIDDALLEHPDNGEIIAAVVTAASPKQVQVTFIDGNVATIQGDGLRYVQFALGPRAQPNQRVRPGAIIRLIKNDDGNWSITQLPQVEGAFVSVVPQDGAIRALVGGFDFNKNKFNHVTQAWRQPGSSFKPFIYSASLEKGLGPATVINDAPLFFSAAETGGQAWEPKNYGGGFDGPMTMRTALQRSRNLVSIRILNQIGTKYAQQYITRFGFDADRHPAYLPMALGAGLVTPLQMAGAYSVFANGGYRINPYLIAEVTDQRGIVVAHAQPLVAAQSAPHAIEPRNAYVMNSLLQSVAQRGTGAKTNALKRADLAGKTGTTNDSRDAWFAGYQHTLTAIAWIGYDNPRSLGDKETGGGLSLPVWVEYMGRALKGVPEYKMPMPDGLTELGAELYFDDFTPGHGFVATVGISQAALDAEASGASAAAPEQVGEQEKQDIMNLFRGH; this is encoded by the coding sequence ATGCAATCCACGTCTCCTACGTCCCCGCCGCCCGCGCCGCAGAAGCGCAAACGCCCGCTGTGGCTGAAGCTCATCATCGGCTTCGTGGGTCTGATCGTCGCAGGCATTCTGTGCGTGCTGCTGGTGCTCGGCTATGCGCTCGTCGTCGCCACGCCCAATCTGCCGTCGCTCGATGCGTTGACCGACTACCGTCCCAAGGTGCCGTTGCGTATCTACACAGCCGACCACGTGCTGATCGGCGAGTTCGGCGAGGAACGGCGCGACATCGTCCATATTCAGGACGTGCCCGATAGTCTGAAGAAGGCAATCCTCGCCATTGAAGACGCGCGCTTCTACGATCACGGCGGCGTCGACCTCACCGGCATTGCGCGCGCGGGCATCGTCGCGCTGACCAATGGCCACGCCACCCAGGGCGCGAGCACGATCACCATGCAGGTGGCGCGCAACTTCTTCCTCTCCAGCGAGAAGACCTACACGCGCAAGATCTACGAGATGCTGCTCGCGTACAAGATCGAGTCGAAGCTGTCCAAAGATCAGATTCTCGAGGTGTACATGAATCAGATCTATCTCGGTCAGCGCGCCTACGGTTTCGCAAGCGCGGCGCGCGTCTATTTCGGCAAAGACCTGAAGGATCTGACGCTGGCCGAATCCGCCATGCTGGCCGGGCTGCCGAAGGCGCCGTCCGCGTATAACCCGGTGGTCAACCCGAAGCGCGCCAAGGTGCGGCAGGAGTACATCCTGCAGCGCATGTACGAGCTGCACTACATCACGCAGGAACAGTACGACGAAGCGAGCAGGCAGCCGCTCGTGGTCAAGGGCGCGGGCAAGGAATTCAGCGTGCACGCGGAATACGTCGCAGAAATGGTGCGTCAGATGATGTACGCGCAGTATCGCGAAGAAGCCTATACGCGCGGACTGAACGTGGTGACCACGATCGATTCGGCCGACCAGGACGTCGCTTATCGGGCGCTGCGCAAAGGTCTGATGGACTACGAACGGCGCCACGGTTATCGCGGCCCGGAAGCCTTCATCGAGCTGCCTTCCGACGCCGACGACCGTGAGCAGGCCATCGACGACGCGCTGCTCGAGCACCCGGACAACGGCGAGATCATTGCCGCCGTGGTCACCGCCGCGAGTCCGAAGCAGGTGCAGGTCACGTTTATCGACGGCAATGTCGCGACGATCCAGGGTGACGGCCTGCGCTATGTGCAATTCGCTCTCGGGCCGCGCGCGCAGCCGAATCAACGTGTGCGGCCGGGCGCGATCATCCGGCTCATCAAGAACGACGACGGCAACTGGTCGATCACGCAATTGCCGCAGGTGGAAGGCGCATTCGTTTCGGTGGTCCCGCAAGACGGCGCGATCCGCGCGCTGGTCGGCGGTTTCGACTTCAACAAGAACAAGTTCAATCACGTAACTCAGGCGTGGCGTCAGCCGGGTTCGAGCTTCAAGCCGTTCATCTATTCGGCGTCGCTCGAAAAGGGGCTCGGGCCGGCAACCGTGATCAACGACGCGCCGCTCTTCTTTAGCGCGGCTGAAACCGGCGGCCAGGCGTGGGAGCCGAAGAACTACGGCGGCGGCTTCGACGGTCCGATGACCATGCGCACCGCGTTGCAGCGGTCGAGAAACCTGGTGTCGATCCGCATTCTGAACCAGATCGGTACGAAGTACGCGCAGCAGTACATCACGCGCTTCGGCTTCGACGCGGATCGTCATCCGGCTTATCTGCCAATGGCGCTGGGCGCAGGTCTCGTCACGCCGCTGCAGATGGCGGGCGCGTACTCGGTGTTCGCCAACGGCGGCTATCGGATCAACCCGTATCTGATCGCCGAAGTCACCGATCAGCGCGGCATCGTGGTCGCGCACGCGCAACCGTTGGTGGCTGCGCAAAGCGCGCCGCACGCCATCGAACCGCGTAATGCGTATGTGATGAACAGCCTGCTGCAAAGCGTCGCGCAACGCGGCACGGGTGCCAAGACCAATGCACTCAAGCGCGCCGACCTCGCCGGCAAGACGGGTACGACCAACGATTCGCGCGACGCGTGGTTCGCGGGTTATCAGCACACGCTCACGGCCATCGCGTGGATCGGCTACGACAACCCGCGCAGCCTCGGCGACAAGGAGACTGGCGGCGGCCTGTCGTTGCCCGTGTGGGTCGAATACATGGGGCGGGCGCTCAAAGGCGTGCCGGAGTACAAGATGCCGATGCCCGACGGCCTGACCGAACTCGGCGCGGAGTTGTATTTCGACGACTTCACGCCGGGACACGGTTTCGTCGCCACGGTCGGCATCAGTCAAGCGGCGCTGGATGCCGAAGCGAGCGGCGCGTCGGCGGCAGCGCCCGAGCAGGTCGGGGAGCAGGAGAAGCAGGACATCATGAATCTGTTCCGCGGACACTGA
- the pilM gene encoding pilus assembly protein PilM, producing MALKRSWLQAVQPGAHRYAAGIDVGSQAVRLVVLSHRARPPAALHIEYVSTVPLPAGAMAGAEIADRHAVARALRDAFAGLPHACATRALRCAMALPASATVTATVPLARLAAQSGCAEDGGRQLAELEPAVISEVERIAGLERHALAVDWYVDETPSPVRCVTIAATARQHLEARIECAAIAGISLTAIDGEPHAALRAMRYAASYELDPHEPYVALWIGTDGVYGWRIVDDGIAGEMRYPAPEHADLADALRDLAHGPELDCALLSGEVDLLDGVGFSTADIADVLGCSVLPFECAVLGGHERPLSDPLLHEPSGAVAFGLALRGVLE from the coding sequence ATGGCATTAAAAAGATCCTGGCTTCAGGCAGTGCAACCCGGTGCGCATCGTTATGCCGCGGGGATCGATGTGGGTTCGCAGGCCGTGCGCCTTGTCGTGCTCAGTCATCGGGCGCGCCCGCCTGCAGCACTGCATATCGAATACGTGAGCACCGTGCCGCTTCCCGCCGGTGCCATGGCCGGCGCCGAAATCGCCGACCGGCATGCGGTGGCGCGTGCCTTGCGCGACGCGTTTGCCGGACTGCCGCACGCGTGTGCGACGCGCGCCTTGCGATGCGCGATGGCGCTGCCCGCGTCGGCTACCGTGACCGCCACGGTGCCGCTCGCGCGACTTGCCGCGCAGAGCGGTTGCGCGGAAGACGGCGGGCGTCAGCTGGCTGAACTCGAGCCGGCGGTGATCAGTGAAGTCGAGCGCATTGCGGGCCTCGAACGGCATGCCCTTGCTGTCGACTGGTATGTCGACGAAACGCCTTCGCCAGTGCGCTGCGTGACTATCGCCGCCACCGCGCGGCAACATCTCGAAGCGCGAATCGAATGCGCGGCGATCGCCGGCATCTCGCTCACCGCCATCGACGGTGAGCCGCATGCCGCGTTGCGTGCCATGCGCTATGCGGCGAGTTATGAACTCGATCCGCACGAACCCTATGTCGCGTTGTGGATCGGCACGGACGGCGTGTATGGCTGGCGGATCGTCGACGACGGCATCGCCGGCGAAATGCGCTACCCGGCACCGGAACACGCCGATCTCGCCGATGCGTTACGCGACCTGGCGCACGGTCCCGAACTCGACTGCGCGTTGTTGAGCGGTGAGGTCGATCTGCTCGACGGCGTGGGTTTCTCGACCGCGGATATCGCGGACGTGCTGGGCTGCTCGGTGCTGCCGTTCGAATGCGCGGTGCTGGGCGGCCACGAGCGGCCGTTGAGCGACCCGCTGTTGCACGAGCCGTCCGGTGCGGTCGCATTCGGGCTTGCGTTGCGCGGGGTGCTCGAATGA
- a CDS encoding fimbrial assembly protein: MTGGVLHAAVSNSGTPLRGARFARGWLGGFNLLPYRQRNARLARRRCLLEWIAAAFAGCAAVFALAGWQAVERARLDARRESIERSLAQLSAPLAEHAALLRTRDEQRQHVARAKSLSDPLTHLRDLFDALSFEPGDGVLLQQLRHREDETELLASSRGQIASAEWLKRLSAIHGVKGVEVSDLHSSASRGGAAAQTSMTGPVEFGARLRWSETAQKTTRTGGSAAQRSVKSEQSGGAK, encoded by the coding sequence ATGACGGGCGGCGTGTTGCACGCGGCGGTCTCGAACTCGGGGACACCGTTACGTGGCGCGCGTTTCGCACGAGGGTGGCTCGGCGGTTTCAACTTACTGCCTTACCGGCAACGCAACGCGCGGCTCGCGCGCCGGCGGTGTCTGCTCGAATGGATTGCCGCCGCTTTCGCCGGTTGTGCCGCTGTCTTCGCATTGGCCGGCTGGCAGGCGGTCGAGCGAGCGCGCCTCGATGCACGGCGCGAGTCGATCGAGCGATCGCTCGCGCAATTATCAGCGCCGCTCGCTGAGCACGCGGCATTGCTCCGCACGCGTGACGAACAACGCCAGCACGTGGCACGCGCAAAGAGTTTGTCCGACCCGCTCACGCATTTACGCGATCTGTTCGATGCGCTGAGTTTCGAGCCGGGTGACGGCGTGCTGTTGCAGCAGTTGCGCCACCGTGAAGATGAGACCGAGTTGCTGGCGAGCTCGCGCGGCCAAATCGCTTCGGCCGAGTGGCTCAAACGCCTGAGTGCGATTCACGGCGTGAAAGGGGTGGAGGTGAGCGACCTGCATAGCTCGGCTTCGCGCGGTGGGGCAGCTGCGCAGACAAGCATGACCGGACCGGTCGAATTCGGCGCGCGTCTGCGGTGGAGCGAGACGGCGCAAAAAACGACCCGCACGGGCGGGTCTGCCGCACAGCGTTCTGTGAAGTCTGAACAATCAGGAGGTGCGAAATGA
- the pilQ gene encoding type IV pilus secretin PilQ, whose amino-acid sequence MRLAKPFPFASSGVDTCASAGRQVCVGLWVSAALAVGVARASTQPLPPLPPEMPLDAVVTPLDVSYDVPPLPGDASAAVPNPFRQDAAGDADASRASAAAGDAHADAPSSDARAADATNADATDASNASASASDTIASDATTATNGPVPQRRQSNAAARDNATGSAALEGPPVPLPPLARLSGELRSAADAGLAPDDKPISMNFQRAELGAVLNAFARFTGLNIVASERVRGAVSLRLDKVPWRTAFDTLLDVNGLAMERHGNVIWVAPIADLAARERQRFEAHARAADLEPLASRTFELHYAHAEDVRRLLTGSGAQRVLSKRGAATADPRTNLLFVTDLEARLAQIAALLASIDRPTRQVLIEARIVEGEHGFSRNLGVKLSMAASNTDGTARGFTDAVYDLSARPITGFDAATAGLTLFAAGATRLLNIELSALEAQGRGEIVSSPRVVTADRMKAVVEQGTELPYQAKVGQGVSGVQFRRATLKLEVEPQIMPDGRVVLDLDVAKDSVGEQTDAGPAINTKHVQTRVEVEDGGTVSIGGIYATDDRDDVTRVPVLGKIPVLGALFRHRAHRDHRSELAVFITPRVVQTN is encoded by the coding sequence ATGAGACTGGCGAAGCCGTTTCCCTTTGCGTCTTCGGGCGTCGATACGTGTGCGTCGGCAGGCCGGCAAGTGTGCGTCGGTCTATGGGTCAGCGCGGCGCTGGCTGTCGGCGTTGCACGGGCGTCGACTCAACCGCTGCCGCCGTTGCCTCCCGAGATGCCGCTCGATGCGGTGGTGACGCCGCTCGATGTCTCGTACGACGTACCGCCGCTGCCAGGCGACGCTTCCGCCGCGGTGCCCAATCCGTTCCGACAGGACGCCGCAGGCGATGCTGACGCATCGCGTGCGAGCGCGGCGGCCGGCGATGCTCACGCGGATGCGCCGTCCTCCGACGCGCGCGCTGCCGACGCCACCAACGCCGACGCCACCGACGCCAGCAATGCCTCCGCCTCCGCCAGCGACACCATCGCCAGCGACGCCACCACCGCCACCAACGGCCCGGTTCCGCAGCGACGGCAATCCAATGCCGCGGCTCGCGACAATGCCACCGGCTCCGCCGCGCTCGAAGGGCCTCCGGTGCCGCTGCCGCCGCTCGCGCGTCTGAGCGGCGAGCTGCGCAGTGCCGCCGACGCAGGCCTCGCCCCCGACGACAAACCGATCTCGATGAATTTTCAGCGTGCAGAACTCGGCGCCGTGCTCAATGCGTTTGCCCGGTTCACAGGATTGAACATCGTCGCGAGCGAAAGGGTGCGCGGCGCTGTCTCGCTGCGGCTCGACAAGGTGCCGTGGCGCACCGCGTTCGATACCTTGCTCGACGTCAACGGCCTCGCGATGGAGCGCCATGGCAACGTGATCTGGGTCGCGCCGATTGCCGATCTGGCCGCGCGCGAGCGGCAGCGCTTCGAAGCGCACGCCCGGGCCGCCGATCTCGAGCCGCTCGCGAGCCGCACGTTCGAGCTGCACTATGCGCACGCCGAGGACGTCAGGCGGCTGCTGACCGGTTCCGGCGCCCAGCGGGTCCTGTCCAAACGCGGTGCCGCGACCGCTGATCCGCGCACCAATCTGCTGTTCGTGACCGATCTCGAAGCGCGCCTCGCGCAGATTGCGGCACTGCTCGCCTCGATTGACCGGCCGACGCGCCAGGTGTTGATCGAAGCGCGCATTGTCGAGGGCGAACATGGTTTTTCGCGCAACCTCGGCGTGAAACTCTCGATGGCGGCCAGCAATACCGACGGCACCGCGAGAGGTTTCACCGACGCCGTCTACGATCTGTCGGCCCGGCCGATTACAGGCTTCGACGCGGCGACCGCTGGTCTGACGTTATTCGCCGCCGGCGCGACGCGGTTGCTGAACATCGAGCTGAGCGCGCTCGAAGCGCAGGGGCGCGGCGAAATCGTCTCGAGCCCGCGCGTGGTCACGGCGGACCGGATGAAGGCAGTCGTCGAGCAGGGCACCGAATTGCCGTATCAGGCGAAAGTGGGACAGGGCGTGTCGGGCGTGCAGTTTCGCCGCGCTACCCTCAAACTGGAGGTCGAGCCGCAAATCATGCCGGACGGCCGGGTGGTGCTGGACCTCGACGTCGCCAAAGACAGCGTTGGCGAACAGACCGACGCCGGGCCCGCGATCAACACCAAACACGTGCAAACGCGCGTCGAAGTGGAGGATGGTGGTACGGTGTCGATCGGCGGTATTTACGCGACCGATGACCGGGACGATGTGACTCGGGTGCCGGTTCTGGGCAAGATACCGGTTTTAGGTGCGCTTTTCCGCCATCGGGCTCACCGCGACCACCGCAGCGAACTGGCTGTTTTCATCACGCCGCGCGTCGTTCAGACAAATTAG
- a CDS encoding shikimate kinase has protein sequence MQARDAHANVFFVGLMGAGKTTVGRAIARRLDRPFFDSDHEIEARTGARIPVIFEMEGEAGFREREASVISDLTARDNIVLATGGGAVLRPENREALRNRGLVIYLRANPHDLWLRTRRDKNRPLLQTEDPKARLEALYEVRDPLYRECAHFVIETGRPSVNGLVNMVLMQLEMAGVAKLPAS, from the coding sequence TTGCAAGCGCGGGACGCACACGCCAATGTATTTTTCGTAGGGCTCATGGGGGCAGGAAAAACCACCGTGGGCCGGGCCATTGCGCGCCGTCTCGATCGCCCCTTCTTCGATTCCGACCATGAAATCGAGGCACGCACGGGCGCGCGCATCCCGGTGATCTTCGAGATGGAGGGCGAAGCGGGCTTCCGCGAGCGCGAAGCGAGCGTGATTTCCGACCTCACCGCGCGCGACAATATCGTGCTCGCGACCGGCGGCGGCGCCGTGCTGCGGCCGGAAAACCGCGAGGCGCTGCGAAATCGCGGTCTGGTGATCTATCTGCGCGCCAATCCGCACGACCTGTGGCTGCGCACCCGGCGCGACAAAAATCGCCCGCTTTTGCAGACCGAAGACCCCAAAGCGCGTCTCGAAGCACTCTACGAAGTGCGCGACCCGTTATATCGGGAATGCGCGCATTTCGTGATCGAAACCGGCCGGCCTTCGGTCAACGGACTCGTCAACATGGTTCTGATGCAGCTCGAGATGGCCGGCGTCGCCAAACTTCCTGCGTCATAA